In Oncorhynchus gorbuscha isolate QuinsamMale2020 ecotype Even-year linkage group LG26, OgorEven_v1.0, whole genome shotgun sequence, the DNA window TTGAGCTGCCTTTTTATCCTCAACAAAATTCAATTTTGCAATGAAGCCTGTGAAAAGTAATTTCCATCACTTGCATTGCCTGTCCACAGCATTCGAAGAATGACATAGCTGTGAATGCCACCATGCATTCCTGTATGCTTGCTCAATATATGACAAGTTGGCATAGCAGACCTGTGGCACTGTGAAAATGGCCTTACACAATCCTCTCCGGTGTCTCCACACTTCTATCTTGGCCTTTGTTCAAAAACATCCTGTCACAAAACCGCCACAATACTGTGAAAGAAATGATGCTGAATGCCTCAGTCATTCCAACTGTATAATATTATTGATGGTTAAACTGGCAAACGCCTCACAATTTTCTGCATGATAAACCGTGTGTCACTAGTCAGGTAGTCTTTATTCAAGCTTCACCAGTTAAGCAAAGAGCTTTGAAGGGAAAAAAGTGTTTATGTTTTctacaataaacactacaaaacatgAACTTCATCCTCAGAAAATAACCCTAAACAAAACATGAACTTCATCCTCAGAAAATAACCCTAAACAAAGCCAATTTTTTTTGTTTAACCTGATTCGCAACACATCTATGACATCAGAGGCTGGCTCTACTTTGTGGGCGTGTATTTCCATGGAAGCTGCAATGTACTTGTTTCAAGAAACAACGCAATAAGGAACTAGGTCTACCACTCTTTTCTTCAGAAATTCAACCTCAATGTTTGCATGAGGGTTGTACTGTTAAAACTATTTTGTCTATCAAGCATCAGATGCAATGAAACTGTCTGACTATTTGACTATTTCTGGAAGCCATTAGAAGAGAAGTAACTCTTAGAGCCTGGTGACTAGTTTGACGACCTTGGTGTGTAATCTAGATGTTATTGCTCAGTATTTCAACTTTTTTTTCCATCCCAGATGATGAACAACATGTTTCAGATGTTTCAGACAGATGAGGCAAAGACAAGACATGTTATATCTCTTCAACAATTAACTGTTGCAGTTTCCCACAGACAAATGTTTATTTACAGAAGCAGTACATCCAAAATGTGGAACATTTCTGAACTTGAGACTACAGCATTTTCATTGCAGAATGGTATTCAAACTGTTTGTATAATAtagaaaaacatatatatatgaGCTCAAGtccccaaaataaaataaattgtgaaGTGCAAAAGTGTCTACCGTATAATCACACACAATGATAAGAGCTGTCATTGTCTATTTGCATGGCTTGGTCTGAACAGAAACAGTAAGAAAGGGACTTCCAGGTATCCGACATTGTCCTCCCTGTGAGTTGGGTATGACATTTAGAGGCATGTTCCCCATGGAGCTTTGAGGGTTCTCAGTCTCCAGACACTTGTTCAGCAGTTTGTCTGAAACCCACTGATCTGAGCAATTTTGTGCCAGGCTCTGTAAAGCCTGATAATTGTCATCACTCGGGGGGAGGCTGCATCCAGGGTCAGGCAGGCTGTGGTAACATGGATCCATATCGTAAATCAGCGGGTCTCTGTCCACATCCTGGAAAACCTTAAGTGGCAGTGGCACATCTATTAAGGCATCAgttcctctctcactgtccttaCCAACCGCCTCACTGAAGCTCTGATATCCAGCAACGACACTGATAACATCGGACACGTTAGAACCGTAGATCAGACTGGTGTCCTCTGATGACGTGGTAGTCTCTGAATCATTACTGGCACCATCACACGGGTGAAATGAATTGTCGGTTTGCAAGAAGGTTGCACAATTAGTGGACAAGTTAAGGTCTTGTTGACCAGTACCAAGAAACAGCTGTGGATGGCCATTTTTCAACACATCAGCGTCACCAGAATAGTAGGAGGAGTTACAAAAGAGCAGAGGCTGCGTAGGAAATGAGGACGTCTTGCTTGTTAACTCTTGAAGGGAGTTGAGGGGTACTGAGGGGGAGTAGGTAATATTGTTGTAACAAGAGCCTCCAGACTCACTCATGAAATGAAGAGGATTGTCGTCAGATGAACACACACCAATGTCTCGATTTGACTCAGGGCAGTTCATTTCTGTACCATCATCTGTCATAGGAGGGGCTAAGAGCAATGACTGAGGATTCCCATCCAAAGGAACAAGGCTGGGAAAGACTTTGCTCAGGGCCTCTTGAAGATGGCTAATGATCTGCACATTACTAGGCTCCGGGCTCATGGAACATGTGTGGGCATGACCCAGGGAAGACGATGAGTCAAGCTCTGAGCCACGGCCTCTTCCACTGCTCCCATCTACTGTCGCAGGGTTTGTCCTGTAGGGAAAAGACCAGCGGGAAAGTTACAGTGAATTAAAGAGTATTTTCATTGCAAGGACTTTACTGTCCACGCGAATAAGACTGAAACCGAAGACACCTTTTAATTTTGCTATGTTTATATTGCATCAATATGCTCACCATGTTTTTCCTTCGGTGTCCATTTTCGAAGAATCAACATAGATGGAGGATAAAAGTATTTTGGGAGGAGACAATACCTGTGATGGAGAACAAACATCACTAAATGCAAATACACAAATGGAAGGAATTACAGTAGGGAAGTAATGAAGGTTTACAGTTGATTTAAACATGGAATATTgcagcaataaggcctgaggaggtgtggtaaatggccaatataccaaggctaagGGCTGTCCTTACGCACgacgcaatgcggagtgcctggacacagcccttagccgtggtatattggccatacagcACAAACcgctgaggtgccttattgcaattataaactggttacaaaTGTAATtagaatagtaaaaaaaaaatgtctgggctcaaaccacccagtttataattagaGATAGAGCCTCACCTTAGGTACTCCTGGAACCATATACAAAAGGTCTGGGTTTGAACATTTAGGAACATTATCCCACAACTTGGTTTTGAGTCTGCAGAGGGGGAAAATAGGAGGATTTGAAAGCCTATAGGGCCCATATGAAGCTGTATGATAacatatcataataataataatgggtcagcggtcaaacgacctccacgcatcgctgtcaaacgctccctgaaacacttcagtgagcaggcctttctaatcgacctgtcctgggtatcctggaaggatattgacctcatcccgtcagtagaggatgcctggttattttttttaaatgccttacatttacatttaagtcatttagcagacgctcttatccagagcgacttacaaattggccttcctcaccatcttaaataagcatgccccatttaagaaatttagaaccaggaacagatatagcccttggttctctccaaacctgactgcacttaaccaacacaaaaacatcctatggcgttctgcatttgCATCGAaaagcccccgtgatatgcaacttttcagggaagttagaaaagccaaggttagctttttcaagcagaaatttgcttcctgcaacacaaactcaaaaaagttatgggacactgtaaagtccatggagaataagaacacctcctcccagctgcccactgcactgaggataggaaactctgtcaccaccgataaatccactataattgagaatttcaataagcatttttctacggctggccatgctttccacctggctacccctaccccggtcaacagcactgcaccccccacagcaactcgcccaagccttccccatttctccttctcccaaatccagtcagctgttgttctgaaagagctgcaaaatctggacccctacaaattagccgggctagacaatctggaccctttcttacTAAAactatctgccgaaattgttgcaacccctattactagcctgttcaatctctctttcgtgtcgtctgagattcccaaagattggaaagcagctgcgatcatccccttcttcaaagggggggacactcttgacccaaactgctacagacctatatttatcctaccctgcctttctaaggtcttcaaatgCCACgccaacaaacagattaccaaccatttctGTCGGTAATCaccaatactgtgcagccgtattcattgacctggccaaggctttcgactctgtcaatcaccacatcctcatcggcagactcgatagccttggtttctcaaatgattgcctcgcctggttcaccaactacttctctgatagagttcggtgtgtcaaatcggagggcctgttgtccgggcctctggtagtctctatgggggtgccacagggttcaattcttgggccgactctcttctctgtatacatcaatgagctcagctcttgctgctggtgagtctctgacccacctctacacagacgacaccattctgtatacttctggcccttctttggacattgtgttaacTACCCTCTAGAcgagcttcaataccatacaactctccttccgtgtcctccaactgctcttaaatacaagtaaaactaaatgcatgcttttcaaccgatccctacctgcacctgcccgccagtccagcatcactactctggacggttctgacttggacggttcactactctggacggttctgaatatgtggacaactacaaatacctaggtgtctggttagactgtaaactctccttccagactcacatcaaacatctccaatccaaagttaaacctagaattggcttcctatttcgcaacaaagcatccttcactcatgctgccaaacataccctcgtaaatctgaccgtcctaccgatcctcgacttttggcaatgtcatttacaaaatagcctccaataccctactcaataagttggatgcagtctatcacagtgccatccgttctgtcaccaaagccccatatactacccaccactgcgacctgtacgctctcgttggctggccctcgcttcatactcgtcgccaaacccactggctccaggtcatctacaagaccctgctaggtaaagtccccccttatctcagctcgctggtcaccatagcagcacccacctgtagcacatgctccaggaGGTATATcactctggtcacccccaaaaccaattcctcctttggccgcctctccttccagttctctgctgccaattactggaacgaactacagaaatctctgaaactggacccacttatctccctcactagctttaagcaccagctgtcagagcagctcactgatttctgcacctgtacatagcccatctataatttagcccaaacaactacctcttcccctactgtatttatttattttgctcctttgcaccccattatttctatttctactttgtaCATTCTTCCAccgcaaatctaccattccagtgttttacttgctatattgtatttactttgccaccatggcctttttttgtctttacctcccttatctcacctcatttgctcacattgtatatagacttatttttctactgtattattgactgtatgtttgttttacttaatgtgtaactctgtgttgttgtatgtgtcgaactgctttgctttatcttggccaggtcgcaattgtaaatgagaacttgttctcaactttcctacctggttaaataaaggtgagataaaaataaataaataaaatatgtttgTGGAAACAGACATACTGTCACCTACAGACATGTCAGGACAACTTACCTAACACTGCACCAAAACAAAGCACTTGTGATGATGATAACAGCAATGCAGCTGAAAACAATGACAATCTGGAGCACTTTCCgagatgatgcagctgtagagcAGAGAAGAATATACAATGAGCTACAAGGTGAAAGTGGAATTAAGGTTTGAAAACCCATGGATGATAAATCTCATTTAATCACTTACGGTTAGTGAATTCCAACTCTTCACTCCAGTCACTGAAACGGCCGCTCCGGGCAGTATAGGTTCTGACCTTCAGAGCATAAATGGTGTTTGGCTCCAAGTCTCTGCCAAGTAATTCATAGGAAGTTGTTGATTCATTTTTGGACACCTGTAGGAACAAAGGAAAGGGCCAGAGGGGAAGTTGTCTTGGTGATGTGATAGCAAACAGGGGAATGATGTAATATGAGGGATTTATTATATCCCCATCCTTTACCTCATCTGTTTCTCCTTTCTTTCTGTAGCTCAATTCGGCAATCAAGTTCTTAGAAAACTCTTCATTATCAAGGTAGTTTGTCTTCCATTTGACCAGGAAATTCCCATTTTCTGTTGGTTTCACATCTTGGATGGTGGGGGTTTTGGGTTTTACTGTACAGGGCAATGATAGGGATGGTTTGACATATCAATTAATTAAAGCATGGTTTAGTTTCATGCGATATTCATTATAACAGTAATTCATTTTCAAATAGCAATCTGCATATGTAGATGCAACTCACTGGTGTAATTGATACTGAGGACTTCGGAATTTAGGCGCTTCCCAGAATTCCAAAGTGTTGCATTAAACTCCTCCCCAATAATAAGGTGCATTCGATCAATAGAGCATCCACATTTGGAAACATCATTGGACCTCTCCTTTTCCTTGAAAGTACAATCATTCTTGCCTCTGGGAAATAAGTTGAATAATTATGCAGTTTTGAAATGAAATATGACTTCTTGGTGAGATTAACTTCGACAATAGAAAAACTTAAACAATAATAAACGTACATATTTTGTGCGTCCAATATGTTCAATGTCATGCTG includes these proteins:
- the LOC124015141 gene encoding uncharacterized protein LOC124015141 isoform X1 → MFLLLIIVTTLGTLIADDATSDGNLQCFNDYDETMVCHFTTDNSKCAEYSMTLNILDAQNIGKNDCTFKEKERSNDVSKCGCSIDRMHLIIGEEFNATLWNSGKRLNSEVLSINYTIKPKTPTIQDVKPTENGNFLVKWKTNYLDNEEFSKNLIAELSYRKKGETDEVSKNESTTSYELLGRDLEPNTIYALKVRTYTARSGRFSDWSEELEFTNPASSRKVLQIVIVFSCIAVIIITSALFWCSVRLKTKLWDNVPKCSNPDLLYMVPGVPKVLSPPKILLSSIYVDSSKMDTEGKTWTNPATVDGSSGRGRGSELDSSSSLGHAHTCSMSPEPSNVQIISHLQEALSKVFPSLVPLDGNPQSLLLAPPMTDDGTEMNCPESNRDIGVCSSDDNPLHFMSESGGSCYNNITYSPSVPLNSLQELTSKTSSFPTQPLLFCNSSYYSGDADVLKNGHPQLFLGTGQQDLNLSTNCATFLQTDNSFHPCDGASNDSETTTSSEDTSLIYGSNVSDVISVVAGYQSFSEAVGKDSERGTDALIDVPLPLKVFQDVDRDPLIYDMDPCYHSLPDPGCSLPPSDDNYQALQSLAQNCSDQWVSDKLLNKCLETENPQSSMGNMPLNVIPNSQGGQCRIPGSPFLTVSVQTKPCK
- the LOC124015141 gene encoding uncharacterized protein LOC124015141 isoform X2; the protein is MMLFVATSDGNLQCFNDYDETMVCHFTTDNSKCAEYSMTLNILDAQNIGKNDCTFKEKERSNDVSKCGCSIDRMHLIIGEEFNATLWNSGKRLNSEVLSINYTIKPKTPTIQDVKPTENGNFLVKWKTNYLDNEEFSKNLIAELSYRKKGETDEVSKNESTTSYELLGRDLEPNTIYALKVRTYTARSGRFSDWSEELEFTNPASSRKVLQIVIVFSCIAVIIITSALFWCSVRLKTKLWDNVPKCSNPDLLYMVPGVPKVLSPPKILLSSIYVDSSKMDTEGKTWTNPATVDGSSGRGRGSELDSSSSLGHAHTCSMSPEPSNVQIISHLQEALSKVFPSLVPLDGNPQSLLLAPPMTDDGTEMNCPESNRDIGVCSSDDNPLHFMSESGGSCYNNITYSPSVPLNSLQELTSKTSSFPTQPLLFCNSSYYSGDADVLKNGHPQLFLGTGQQDLNLSTNCATFLQTDNSFHPCDGASNDSETTTSSEDTSLIYGSNVSDVISVVAGYQSFSEAVGKDSERGTDALIDVPLPLKVFQDVDRDPLIYDMDPCYHSLPDPGCSLPPSDDNYQALQSLAQNCSDQWVSDKLLNKCLETENPQSSMGNMPLNVIPNSQGGQCRIPGSPFLTVSVQTKPCK
- the LOC124015141 gene encoding uncharacterized protein LOC124015141 isoform X3; this translates as MHLIIGEEFNATLWNSGKRLNSEVLSINYTIKPKTPTIQDVKPTENGNFLVKWKTNYLDNEEFSKNLIAELSYRKKGETDEVSKNESTTSYELLGRDLEPNTIYALKVRTYTARSGRFSDWSEELEFTNPASSRKVLQIVIVFSCIAVIIITSALFWCSVRLKTKLWDNVPKCSNPDLLYMVPGVPKVLSPPKILLSSIYVDSSKMDTEGKTWTNPATVDGSSGRGRGSELDSSSSLGHAHTCSMSPEPSNVQIISHLQEALSKVFPSLVPLDGNPQSLLLAPPMTDDGTEMNCPESNRDIGVCSSDDNPLHFMSESGGSCYNNITYSPSVPLNSLQELTSKTSSFPTQPLLFCNSSYYSGDADVLKNGHPQLFLGTGQQDLNLSTNCATFLQTDNSFHPCDGASNDSETTTSSEDTSLIYGSNVSDVISVVAGYQSFSEAVGKDSERGTDALIDVPLPLKVFQDVDRDPLIYDMDPCYHSLPDPGCSLPPSDDNYQALQSLAQNCSDQWVSDKLLNKCLETENPQSSMGNMPLNVIPNSQGGQCRIPGSPFLTVSVQTKPCK